One genomic segment of Chryseobacterium phocaeense includes these proteins:
- a CDS encoding DUF4254 domain-containing protein, with protein sequence MNFTETAWKVFNQSIEDYHVSDDVNALINNPFEKDSLERILYAKNWIDTVQWHLEDIIRDENIDPAEALQLKRTIDASNQKRTDLVEFIDSWFLTKFENITPGPDAKINTETPAWAVDRLSILALKVYHMSLEANRESASEEHRANCQAKLDVLLTQKEDLSTSIDQLLTDIEYGNVKMKVYKQMKMYNDDSLNPILYQKGQQK encoded by the coding sequence ATGAATTTTACCGAGACTGCATGGAAAGTTTTCAATCAATCTATTGAAGACTATCACGTGTCCGATGACGTTAACGCTCTAATTAATAACCCGTTTGAAAAAGACAGTTTGGAACGGATTTTGTATGCAAAGAACTGGATTGATACCGTTCAATGGCATTTAGAAGATATTATTAGAGATGAAAATATTGATCCCGCTGAAGCTCTTCAGTTGAAGAGAACGATAGATGCTTCCAACCAGAAAAGAACAGATCTGGTAGAATTTATCGACAGCTGGTTCCTTACAAAGTTTGAAAATATAACTCCTGGACCTGACGCAAAAATCAATACGGAAACTCCCGCTTGGGCAGTTGACAGGTTATCAATTCTTGCGTTAAAGGTTTATCATATGTCATTAGAAGCCAATAGAGAATCCGCTTCTGAAGAGCACCGTGCCAATTGCCAGGCCAAACTGGATGTACTGCTTACTCAGAAAGAAGACCTATCCACTTCTATAGATCAGTTGCTTACTGATATTGAATACGGTAATGTTAAGATGAAGGTATACAAACAAATGAAAATGTATAACGATGATAGTCTTAACCCGATCCTCTATCAAAAGGGGCAGCAAAAATGA
- a CDS encoding helix-turn-helix transcriptional regulator, whose amino-acid sequence MKDKAEISLDNIWKEDQLNENDFNEIQNIVEKVHPDFFKALASKSVAKLSNLDMKYAAYIYMNMDNQQIANILKADPNTVRVTKYRLKQKIGLGKNDDLRSFIQNIDL is encoded by the coding sequence ATGAAAGACAAAGCTGAGATCAGCCTGGATAATATCTGGAAAGAAGATCAGCTGAATGAAAATGATTTTAATGAAATCCAGAATATTGTAGAAAAAGTTCATCCTGATTTTTTCAAAGCTTTAGCCAGTAAATCTGTTGCGAAACTTTCGAATCTTGACATGAAATACGCCGCTTATATTTATATGAATATGGATAACCAGCAGATCGCCAATATCCTCAAAGCAGATCCCAATACCGTAAGGGTTACAAAATACCGACTAAAACAAAAAATAGGGCTGGGTAAAAATGATGACCTGCGCAGTTTTATCCAGAATATAGATCTGTAA
- the bshA gene encoding N-acetyl-alpha-D-glucosaminyl L-malate synthase BshA: MKIGILCYPTYGGSGIVATELGMSLANKGYEVHFISSALPARLDITNPNIFFHRVNVQTYPLFQYQPYDIALSSMIYRVVNLYKLDLLHAHYAIPYAYAAFTAKQMLKEDHNDIPLVTTLHGTDITLVGQHPSYKHAVEFSINQSDAITSVSESLKKDTLQFFNIKKEIQVITNFIDNSEFDDCTECQRTQFANPDEKILIHVSNLRPVKRVDEVLQIFKNVEKKVKSKLIIIGEGPDMEKVNQFLEENPELISKIRLLGKVNDLYKILQLSDVFLLPSEQESFGLAALEAMAAYTPVISSNAGGIPEVNIQGETGFLAEIGNVEAMSNYAIKVLSNEELLATMKINAKDQAVKFDLKNILPIYEEMYRTTIENFKRELTKV; the protein is encoded by the coding sequence ATGAAAATAGGCATACTTTGCTATCCAACCTACGGAGGAAGCGGAATCGTAGCAACAGAACTGGGAATGTCCCTGGCCAACAAAGGTTACGAGGTACATTTCATAAGTTCTGCCCTCCCGGCAAGATTAGACATCACCAATCCGAACATTTTTTTCCACAGGGTCAATGTACAGACTTATCCCTTGTTCCAATATCAGCCGTATGATATTGCATTAAGCTCGATGATTTACCGTGTCGTGAATCTTTATAAACTGGATCTTCTGCACGCTCATTATGCTATTCCGTACGCGTATGCTGCATTTACAGCCAAACAGATGTTGAAGGAAGACCATAATGACATTCCGTTGGTGACCACCCTTCACGGAACGGATATTACGCTTGTAGGGCAGCATCCGAGCTACAAACACGCTGTGGAATTTTCCATCAACCAGTCAGACGCTATTACCTCGGTTTCTGAAAGTTTGAAAAAGGATACGCTGCAGTTTTTCAATATTAAAAAGGAAATCCAGGTGATTACCAATTTTATTGACAATTCGGAATTTGATGACTGCACGGAATGCCAGAGAACGCAGTTTGCGAATCCGGACGAGAAAATCCTGATCCACGTTTCTAACCTCCGTCCTGTAAAGCGAGTTGATGAAGTTCTGCAGATCTTCAAGAATGTGGAGAAAAAGGTAAAATCAAAACTGATTATTATCGGAGAAGGACCGGATATGGAAAAGGTAAATCAGTTTTTGGAGGAAAATCCTGAACTTATTTCCAAAATCCGTCTGTTAGGAAAAGTAAATGATCTGTATAAGATTTTACAGCTGTCAGATGTGTTTTTACTACCTTCAGAGCAGGAAAGCTTTGGTCTTGCGGCGCTTGAGGCTATGGCCGCCTACACCCCGGTGATCAGCTCCAACGCCGGCGGAATTCCTGAGGTGAATATCCAGGGAGAAACAGGATTTTTAGCTGAAATAGGGAACGTGGAAGCCATGAGCAACTACGCCATCAAAGTATTAAGCAATGAAGAACTTTTAGCGACTATGAAAATAAACGCTAAAGATCAGGCTGTTAAATTTGACCTGAAAAACATTCTTCCTATTTATGAGGAAATGTACAGGACAACCATAGAAAATTTTAAAAGGGAGCTGACGAAAGTTTAA
- a CDS encoding twin-arginine translocase TatA/TatE family subunit, protein MNTLTILALSWQHILIVAILLVLLFGGKKIPELMRGVGSGIKEFKDAVKEEDKPGAEKKASSADNNNTTSN, encoded by the coding sequence ATGAACACATTAACAATACTTGCCTTATCATGGCAGCACATCCTTATCGTAGCAATCCTTCTGGTATTGCTTTTTGGAGGAAAGAAAATTCCGGAATTAATGAGAGGAGTTGGTTCAGGAATCAAAGAATTTAAAGATGCAGTGAAGGAAGAAGATAAACCAGGCGCTGAAAAAAAAGCCTCTTCTGCCGATAATAATAACACTACCAGCAACTAA
- a CDS encoding sugar phosphate nucleotidyltransferase, with protein sequence MKIIVPMAGRGSRLRPHTLTVPKPLIPIAGKPIVQRLVEDIAKVAGENIEEVAFIIGDFGPEIEKSLLQIAEKLGAKGSIYYQTDPLGTAHAIKCAEDSMQGDVVIAFADTLFRADFQLDKNSDGVIWVKSVEDPSAFGVVKLDNYGFITDFVEKPQTFVSDLAIIGIYYFNSAEKLMNEINYIMDNDIKNGGEYQLTTALENLRSKGAKFSLGKVNDWMDCGNKNATVETNSKILAYEKEEMLNYPASAVIENSLIIQPCFIGENVKISNSKIGPGVSLGNNTIIINSNIENSLIQENTKINHGNLSNSMIGNSAQYFGVAREISLGDYSVLDFLSK encoded by the coding sequence ATGAAAATAATTGTTCCAATGGCTGGACGCGGATCCAGATTACGTCCACATACCCTGACAGTTCCGAAGCCGCTTATTCCTATTGCAGGAAAACCTATCGTGCAGAGACTGGTGGAAGATATTGCTAAAGTAGCAGGAGAAAATATTGAAGAGGTTGCATTTATCATTGGGGATTTCGGACCGGAGATTGAAAAATCTTTGCTGCAGATCGCTGAAAAGCTGGGAGCAAAAGGAAGCATCTATTACCAGACAGATCCGCTTGGAACGGCACACGCTATAAAATGTGCAGAGGATTCCATGCAGGGAGATGTGGTGATTGCTTTCGCCGATACGCTTTTCCGTGCAGATTTCCAGCTTGATAAAAATTCAGATGGGGTGATCTGGGTAAAGAGCGTAGAAGATCCTTCCGCTTTCGGGGTGGTAAAACTGGATAATTACGGCTTCATTACAGATTTTGTAGAAAAACCTCAGACTTTTGTTTCAGATCTTGCCATCATTGGGATTTATTATTTCAACAGTGCTGAAAAGCTGATGAACGAGATCAATTATATTATGGATAATGATATTAAAAACGGAGGGGAATACCAGCTGACTACCGCATTGGAAAACCTGAGATCTAAAGGCGCAAAATTCAGCCTCGGGAAAGTAAACGACTGGATGGACTGCGGAAACAAAAATGCCACTGTAGAAACCAACAGCAAAATTCTTGCCTATGAAAAAGAAGAAATGCTGAATTATCCGGCATCGGCAGTTATTGAAAATTCTTTGATCATTCAGCCATGCTTTATCGGGGAAAATGTAAAAATCTCCAATTCAAAAATCGGCCCGGGCGTTTCATTAGGAAACAATACCATAATTATCAATTCAAATATTGAGAACTCTCTGATTCAGGAAAATACAAAAATCAACCACGGTAATCTTTCCAATTCCATGATCGGAAATTCTGCCCAGTACTTTGGAGTGGCCAGGGAAATTTCTTTAGGTGACTACTCAGTTTTGGATTTTTTATCTAAATAA
- a CDS encoding lipopolysaccharide biosynthesis protein, whose protein sequence is MYKKLFGQTAVYGLSSVLVRIFPFIIAPIVTKAFGPAASSPFVDWYSIAGVITVLLTHGMETSFFRFAQEESIDKKTLISTCSVSIISIALIYLGLGYVFRNELAIAFETPDQVNYLVIFLFILSLDAFSTIPSAILRLQGKAFKYMFSKVAGSVVYFLLVVFFIKWLPKHPEGILGLKYDPQIGVGYVFIANLVQSIITLLIVGKEFFSFSISKFDFNLWKRIMNYSWPVMIAGLAGIVNQTLDRQFLKYLLPADEARHQIGVYGAVYKIATFITVFRQAYQLGIEPYFFSSFKNKDSHKTYAVLMDVFVICSCIIYMGLMVNLQWISEKYLSNPLYYEGIEIIPFVMLGALFLGIYLNLSIWYKLSDQTRVGLYISVIGACITIFINFFFIPEYGYWASAMAALITFMSMMVISYIWGQRQYPIHYNTGKIALYLFFTITCSLVSFYCFRTNYFVGNLFLLLFIGLVAYKEKAIVSKIIKRS, encoded by the coding sequence TTGTATAAGAAGTTATTTGGTCAGACCGCCGTATACGGGCTTAGTTCAGTATTAGTCCGTATTTTCCCGTTCATTATTGCACCAATCGTTACGAAGGCTTTCGGGCCGGCTGCTTCGTCCCCTTTTGTGGACTGGTATTCCATTGCAGGTGTTATCACCGTATTGCTCACGCATGGAATGGAAACCTCATTTTTCAGGTTTGCACAGGAAGAAAGCATTGACAAGAAAACATTGATCTCCACATGTTCGGTGAGCATCATCAGCATTGCTCTGATCTATCTCGGTTTGGGATATGTCTTCAGGAACGAATTGGCTATCGCGTTTGAGACTCCTGACCAGGTCAATTATCTGGTTATATTCTTATTTATATTATCCCTGGATGCTTTTTCAACCATCCCATCCGCAATATTAAGGTTGCAGGGGAAAGCATTTAAATATATGTTTTCCAAAGTAGCCGGATCTGTGGTGTACTTTTTACTGGTGGTATTTTTTATCAAATGGCTTCCCAAACATCCTGAAGGAATTCTGGGTTTAAAGTATGACCCACAAATAGGAGTAGGCTACGTGTTCATCGCCAATCTGGTACAGAGTATCATCACGCTGCTGATTGTAGGAAAAGAATTTTTCAGCTTCAGCATTTCCAAATTTGATTTTAATTTATGGAAACGAATTATGAATTATTCCTGGCCGGTGATGATCGCAGGCCTTGCCGGAATTGTCAACCAGACGCTTGACAGGCAGTTTCTGAAATATCTCCTTCCCGCTGATGAAGCACGCCACCAGATCGGAGTCTATGGCGCTGTTTATAAAATTGCAACATTTATCACAGTGTTCCGACAGGCATATCAGTTGGGGATAGAACCTTATTTCTTTTCAAGTTTTAAGAATAAGGATTCCCATAAAACCTATGCAGTCCTAATGGATGTGTTTGTGATCTGCAGCTGCATTATCTATATGGGATTGATGGTCAACCTTCAGTGGATTTCAGAAAAATACCTGAGCAACCCGCTGTATTATGAAGGGATTGAGATCATTCCATTTGTGATGCTGGGAGCTTTATTTCTGGGAATATACCTGAACCTTTCTATCTGGTATAAATTATCTGACCAAACCAGAGTCGGATTGTATATTTCAGTAATAGGGGCATGCATCACCATTTTCATCAACTTTTTCTTTATTCCGGAATACGGATACTGGGCAAGTGCCATGGCTGCCCTGATTACTTTTATGTCCATGATGGTAATTTCCTATATCTGGGGACAGAGGCAATACCCTATTCATTATAATACCGGGAAAATTGCCCTTTATCTTTTCTTCACCATTACCTGCTCGCTGGTCTCTTTTTACTGCTTCCGAACCAATTATTTTGTAGGAAATTTATTCCTGCTTCTTTTCATTGGTCTGGTAGCTTATAAAGAAAAAGCTATTGTATCTAAAATAATAAAAAGGTCCTAA
- a CDS encoding glycoside hydrolase family 3 protein — protein sequence MKKLLYTSLFVFSLISFTAKAQYQPKNISKEDLKKAHHWVDKTYRSLSQDEKLGQLFIVALYTNKGEDYINQIRNIVINDKIGGLILMQDDAAREINLVNEFQQKSRIPMMIGMDAEWGLFQRIATAHKFPWAMTLGAIQDKNLIYKMSSKIAEDCHRMGINWDFAPVVDVNTNPNNPIIGNRSFGSEVDNVISSALSYSNGLQDNTILAAIKHFPGHGDTSTDSHLDLPVVSHSLERLNSVELAPFKALMDKGIGGVMVAHLYVPSLESGKGIPASVSKNIITGVLKDKLGYKGLIITDALNMGAVANKYKPGELDALAFKAGNDIMLFSQGVSEGKKLIQKSIDKGEISQSRVEESVKKILLTKYFLGLDKYSPKNPENINNDLNNESHKMLVQNLYANALTLLKDEQKLLPITGKQIYYVPLEEAPYQTFANQLGSNVTVKKANEISTIPAGSVVIAGFHKDNSTAYKPYKISAESRKVLADLTKNQKVILNVFGSAYALKDIDISKVSTVIVSYENNDDSMTATADALNGKTKIWGKLPVLVNDQLKAGMGIEMLPVSTDNMNSTVSTTSKQQ from the coding sequence ATGAAGAAATTGTTATATACTTCCCTCTTTGTTTTTTCATTAATAAGCTTTACAGCCAAAGCTCAGTATCAGCCCAAAAACATTTCTAAAGAAGACCTGAAGAAAGCCCACCACTGGGTAGATAAAACCTACCGGTCTCTTTCTCAGGATGAAAAGCTAGGCCAGCTGTTTATTGTGGCACTGTATACCAACAAAGGGGAAGACTATATTAACCAGATCAGAAACATTGTAATTAATGATAAAATCGGAGGTCTGATCCTGATGCAGGATGATGCCGCCAGGGAAATCAATCTCGTGAATGAATTCCAGCAAAAGTCAAGAATCCCGATGATGATTGGTATGGATGCAGAATGGGGACTGTTTCAGAGAATTGCCACGGCACACAAATTTCCATGGGCAATGACGCTGGGAGCCATTCAGGATAAAAATCTGATCTATAAAATGTCTTCCAAAATAGCTGAAGACTGCCACAGAATGGGAATCAACTGGGATTTCGCCCCTGTAGTTGATGTGAATACCAACCCCAACAATCCGATTATCGGAAACAGAAGTTTCGGTTCAGAGGTAGATAACGTAATCAGCTCTGCCCTTTCCTATTCGAACGGTCTGCAGGACAATACCATATTGGCTGCGATCAAGCATTTTCCGGGACATGGTGATACCAGTACAGATTCGCATCTGGATCTTCCGGTGGTTTCTCACAGCCTGGAAAGATTAAACAGCGTTGAATTGGCTCCGTTTAAAGCTTTAATGGATAAGGGGATCGGAGGTGTTATGGTCGCCCACTTATATGTTCCAAGTCTTGAATCCGGAAAAGGCATTCCGGCATCGGTATCTAAAAATATCATCACAGGTGTGTTAAAGGATAAACTGGGTTATAAGGGGTTAATTATTACAGATGCCCTGAATATGGGTGCTGTAGCCAACAAATACAAACCCGGCGAGCTGGATGCCCTGGCTTTTAAAGCAGGAAACGATATTATGCTGTTCTCACAGGGAGTTTCTGAAGGGAAGAAATTAATCCAGAAATCTATTGATAAAGGAGAAATTTCACAGTCAAGGGTGGAAGAAAGTGTGAAAAAAATACTTCTGACAAAATACTTCCTGGGTCTTGACAAATACAGTCCGAAAAATCCTGAGAACATCAATAATGATCTCAATAATGAGTCTCATAAAATGCTGGTACAGAATCTTTATGCCAACGCTCTGACACTCTTGAAGGACGAGCAAAAACTACTTCCTATTACAGGAAAGCAGATATATTATGTTCCGTTGGAAGAAGCCCCTTACCAGACTTTTGCCAACCAGCTAGGTTCTAATGTGACCGTAAAAAAGGCTAATGAGATCAGTACAATCCCTGCCGGTTCTGTAGTTATTGCAGGATTCCACAAGGATAATTCCACAGCCTACAAACCTTATAAAATTTCGGCAGAGTCCAGAAAAGTACTTGCCGATCTCACCAAAAACCAGAAAGTGATTTTAAACGTTTTCGGAAGCGCATATGCTTTGAAAGATATTGATATTTCAAAAGTATCCACCGTTATTGTCTCCTATGAAAATAATGACGATTCTATGACGGCTACGGCAGATGCACTTAACGGAAAAACCAAAATATGGGGCAAATTACCGGTCCTTGTCAATGACCAGCTTAAAGCGGGAATGGGAATTGAAATGCTCCCGGTTTCTACTGACAACATGAACTCAACAGTTTCAACAACATCAAAACAACAATAA
- a CDS encoding M23 family metallopeptidase, translating to MIKKFSFLIGILLFGLHQGQQNKEQLQKQNADLKKQIIQINTDLAKTRTESKLSVAYLTNVNKKLVLREKVYTNTQKEKRFIEDEIYLRQLEINRQNKELAVLRKNYADVLVNAYKNKGVQNKVTFILSSKNLGEAIRRVQYLKQYADYQDKKAAEISNAAAQIKKSIAQKQNSAREKENLLVNQQKDLATINAERAQKEQLLSDFKKNEAKLTVELKQKQVQSKALEGQIRAIIAEEIRIAKAEEEARRKAEAEKIRMAKIIADREKARIEAEAKARAEALERERKLAEIEAKKAADLAAKRAEEERKRNEEAARAEASARDEARRVAAKKASDEANARAKEASDKLIAARAAEAALNKKKEEEKKAAETKAMTSYGVTTTTGSSFADSRGRLGYPADRAGQITHRFGRQPHPVFKNIVEENTGIKIAVPSGTRAKSVYPGSVSSVLANSDGTKTVMVKHGSYFTIYSNLGSVSVSKGQQVSSGTPVGTVAQDFDGSYTLDFQVWNGNTPVDPLGWISY from the coding sequence ATGATTAAAAAATTTAGCTTTTTAATAGGTATTCTTCTGTTCGGTCTTCACCAGGGACAGCAGAACAAAGAACAGCTTCAGAAACAGAATGCCGATCTTAAAAAACAAATTATACAAATAAATACAGATCTGGCGAAAACCAGAACTGAATCCAAACTTTCAGTGGCCTATCTTACCAACGTCAATAAAAAACTTGTTCTAAGGGAAAAGGTATACACCAATACCCAGAAAGAAAAAAGGTTTATTGAGGATGAGATTTACCTGCGCCAGCTGGAAATCAACCGTCAAAATAAGGAACTTGCGGTTCTGAGAAAAAATTATGCTGATGTTCTTGTCAATGCTTACAAAAACAAGGGGGTACAGAACAAAGTAACCTTCATTCTATCATCCAAAAACTTAGGCGAAGCCATAAGAAGAGTACAGTATCTGAAACAGTATGCTGACTATCAGGATAAAAAAGCAGCAGAGATAAGCAATGCAGCAGCTCAGATTAAAAAATCTATTGCACAGAAGCAAAATTCCGCAAGAGAAAAAGAAAATCTTCTTGTGAACCAGCAAAAAGATCTTGCCACCATTAATGCAGAAAGAGCTCAGAAAGAGCAACTCTTATCAGATTTCAAGAAAAATGAAGCTAAGCTTACGGTAGAACTTAAGCAAAAGCAGGTTCAGTCTAAGGCTTTGGAAGGCCAGATCAGAGCAATTATTGCTGAAGAAATCAGGATAGCTAAAGCTGAAGAAGAAGCGAGAAGAAAAGCGGAGGCTGAAAAAATCCGTATGGCTAAAATTATTGCAGATAGAGAAAAAGCAAGGATTGAGGCAGAAGCTAAAGCCAGAGCTGAAGCACTGGAAAGAGAAAGAAAACTGGCCGAAATTGAGGCCAAAAAAGCCGCAGACCTGGCTGCCAAAAGAGCTGAAGAAGAGAGAAAACGTAATGAAGAAGCTGCAAGAGCAGAAGCAAGCGCAAGGGACGAAGCCCGTAGAGTGGCTGCAAAAAAAGCCTCAGATGAAGCGAATGCCAGAGCAAAAGAAGCATCAGACAAGCTGATTGCCGCAAGAGCCGCAGAAGCTGCGCTAAACAAGAAAAAAGAAGAAGAGAAAAAAGCTGCGGAAACCAAAGCAATGACCAGCTATGGGGTTACCACGACCACAGGAAGCAGTTTTGCAGACAGCAGAGGAAGATTGGGCTATCCGGCAGACAGAGCCGGGCAGATCACCCACCGTTTCGGAAGACAGCCACACCCGGTGTTCAAAAATATTGTTGAGGAAAATACAGGAATCAAAATAGCAGTCCCGTCGGGAACTCGTGCCAAATCTGTATATCCGGGATCAGTTTCTTCAGTACTGGCCAACAGCGACGGGACCAAAACCGTTATGGTAAAGCACGGAAGCTATTTTACGATTTATTCCAACTTAGGAAGTGTAAGTGTCTCCAAAGGCCAGCAGGTTTCTTCCGGTACTCCGGTAGGAACAGTAGCTCAGGATTTCGACGGCTCTTATACGCTTGATTTCCAGGTATGGAACGGAAATACACCAGTTGACCCATTAGGTTGGATTTCATATTAA
- a CDS encoding DUF4292 domain-containing protein: MKNWIPILLIFLTLSSCKTRNAAKNNRGNTQDSTMVADDNRNPKDANEPVRDKLTFFEHVIIPPKFEQIKINSKVNVETGSFIPTLDAIIYIENDKKVWMNLQALLFNVARGIATPEGIKGQDKTSKTYIDSDFDYLNNLLNVNFIDYKSLEKILMGRTFVKINDSQFTLTQNAQGFKMVSNNNQKIVTDQKTREYKIVLNYDTNYDLLSVNLKDVLSSDELEISYSNWNEYSGIRLPKNVKIIIKGSKSSQILLENTKFDFSRMETPYSVPSSYKKIEIK, encoded by the coding sequence ATGAAAAACTGGATCCCGATACTTCTCATATTTCTTACATTATCATCCTGTAAAACAAGGAATGCTGCTAAAAATAACAGGGGCAATACACAGGACAGCACCATGGTAGCTGATGACAACAGAAATCCCAAAGACGCCAATGAACCGGTAAGAGATAAGCTTACCTTCTTCGAACATGTGATTATCCCGCCGAAATTTGAGCAGATCAAGATCAACAGCAAGGTGAATGTGGAAACAGGAAGCTTTATTCCAACGCTTGATGCTATTATCTATATTGAAAATGATAAAAAGGTATGGATGAATCTTCAGGCCCTTTTATTTAATGTGGCCCGGGGTATTGCAACTCCTGAAGGCATCAAGGGACAGGATAAAACCAGCAAAACCTATATAGATTCGGATTTTGATTATCTGAATAACCTGCTTAATGTTAATTTCATAGATTACAAATCACTGGAAAAGATATTAATGGGAAGAACTTTTGTTAAGATCAACGACTCCCAGTTCACGCTGACCCAGAATGCACAGGGGTTTAAAATGGTTTCGAACAACAATCAGAAAATTGTTACCGATCAGAAAACCAGAGAGTATAAAATTGTCCTCAATTACGATACGAATTATGATCTGCTGAGCGTCAATTTAAAGGATGTTTTATCTTCAGACGAGCTGGAAATCTCTTACAGCAACTGGAATGAATACAGCGGAATCCGCCTTCCAAAAAATGTTAAAATAATTATAAAAGGCTCAAAATCTAGTCAAATTTTATTGGAAAATACGAAATTTGACTTTTCGAGGATGGAAACACCTTATTCTGTACCGTCCAGTTATAAGAAAATTGAGATTAAATGA
- the ribA gene encoding GTP cyclohydrolase II, protein MIKVQAEANVPTEHGSFRMIAFSENENDWMPHMAIIAENTDFSKPVNVRFHSECITGEVFHSKKCECGQQLDAAMKYTHEHGGIIVYLRQEGRNIGIINKLKAYSLQEKGLDTVQANLELGLPADDRNFGVAIEILNLLEVKDINLLTNNPEKVKYVVDSNIHLNSRIPLQIPANEISRGYLQTKKDFFGHLLDDNDN, encoded by the coding sequence ATGATTAAAGTTCAGGCAGAGGCCAACGTTCCCACAGAACACGGCTCTTTCCGAATGATCGCTTTCTCCGAAAACGAAAATGACTGGATGCCACATATGGCCATCATTGCAGAAAATACAGATTTCTCCAAACCGGTGAACGTACGTTTCCATTCAGAATGCATTACAGGAGAGGTTTTCCATTCAAAAAAATGTGAATGCGGACAACAATTGGATGCCGCAATGAAATATACCCATGAGCACGGAGGCATCATTGTATACCTTCGTCAGGAAGGAAGAAATATCGGGATCATCAATAAACTGAAAGCCTATTCGCTTCAGGAAAAAGGCCTCGATACCGTACAGGCCAATCTGGAACTGGGCCTTCCAGCTGATGACAGGAACTTCGGGGTGGCTATTGAAATTCTTAACCTATTAGAGGTAAAAGACATCAATCTTCTCACCAACAACCCTGAAAAAGTAAAATACGTTGTAGACAGCAATATCCATCTTAATTCAAGGATTCCTTTACAGATTCCTGCCAATGAAATAAGCAGAGGCTACCTGCAGACGAAAAAAGATTTCTTCGGTCATTTACTCGATGATAATGACAATTAG